One genomic region from Leptolyngbya sp. FACHB-261 encodes:
- a CDS encoding RtcB family protein, with protein sequence MVSQKDFKKINDYLWEIPTSFHPEMTVPVWVFADAEILENALADLSINQAINVARLPGLVGQVVVMPDVHQGYGMPIGGVMATRVPGGIISPGAIGYDINCGVRVLGSEIEYRAVKSHLGDLANALYKNCPTGTGEKGTLSLSAHEFEQVCVQGARWALAQGYAEPEDLDRTEESGCLEGADPSKVSQRAKARGKGQLGSLGSGNHFLEVDVVEEVIDLEAADVMGLLEGCLAVQIHCGSRGFGHQVCTDYVQDFQWSVVQHGINLPDRELVCAPIDSPEGQAYLAAMKCAANFAFANRQTLAWKARQSFQNVLGKSLKSTSLSQVYDITHNMGKIETHVVNGEEVTVCVHRKGATRAFGPGSAGLPPEYQALGQPVLVPGSMGTASWVLLGTAASMELSFGSSCHGAGRVMSRAKAKREVQGERLRGQLEREGIRVRAGSLPGLAEEAPQAYKDVNRVVNVVSKAGIARPVARLRPVAVIKG encoded by the coding sequence ATGGTTAGCCAAAAAGATTTCAAAAAAATCAACGATTATTTATGGGAAATTCCCACCAGTTTTCACCCGGAGATGACGGTGCCAGTTTGGGTGTTTGCTGATGCAGAAATTCTAGAGAATGCCCTAGCTGACCTATCGATCAATCAAGCAATCAATGTAGCCCGTCTGCCAGGACTGGTTGGACAAGTGGTGGTCATGCCTGATGTGCATCAAGGCTATGGGATGCCCATTGGCGGTGTGATGGCAACACGAGTCCCAGGCGGCATTATTTCGCCGGGAGCAATTGGCTACGACATCAACTGTGGCGTGCGTGTATTGGGTTCCGAAATTGAGTATCGAGCCGTCAAATCTCATTTAGGGGATTTAGCCAATGCCCTTTACAAAAACTGTCCTACCGGAACCGGGGAAAAGGGTACCTTATCGCTCTCGGCTCACGAATTTGAACAAGTATGTGTGCAGGGAGCACGGTGGGCCCTAGCTCAGGGCTACGCCGAGCCTGAAGACCTAGACCGCACTGAAGAGTCAGGCTGTTTAGAGGGGGCGGATCCCAGCAAGGTCAGCCAGCGAGCGAAAGCCCGAGGCAAAGGCCAATTGGGTTCATTAGGCTCAGGCAATCATTTTCTGGAAGTGGATGTCGTCGAAGAGGTAATCGATCTCGAAGCAGCCGATGTCATGGGTCTGCTCGAAGGCTGTTTAGCCGTGCAGATCCACTGTGGTTCTCGCGGCTTCGGCCATCAAGTCTGTACTGATTATGTGCAGGACTTTCAGTGGTCCGTTGTGCAGCACGGCATTAACTTGCCAGATCGAGAATTGGTGTGTGCCCCAATTGACTCTCCAGAAGGACAAGCCTATTTAGCAGCAATGAAATGTGCTGCTAACTTTGCCTTTGCCAATCGTCAAACTCTAGCTTGGAAAGCGCGTCAGAGTTTTCAGAATGTGTTGGGTAAATCTTTAAAATCCACCTCGCTTAGCCAGGTCTACGACATCACCCATAACATGGGCAAAATTGAAACGCACGTGGTCAATGGCGAGGAAGTTACCGTCTGCGTCCATCGTAAAGGCGCAACCCGAGCCTTTGGTCCTGGCTCTGCTGGTTTGCCACCAGAATATCAAGCGCTAGGACAACCAGTGTTAGTCCCTGGCTCGATGGGGACAGCAAGTTGGGTCCTGCTCGGAACAGCAGCCAGCATGGAACTCTCTTTTGGCTCCAGTTGCCACGGGGCAGGACGAGTGATGAGCCGAGCCAAAGCTAAGCGCGAAGTCCAGGGGGAGCGTTTACGGGGGCAGTTGGAGCGAGAGGGCATCCGGGTGCGGGCCGGTTCGCTACCCGGCTTAGCGGAGGAAGCGCCCCAGGCTTATAAAGATGTCAACCGTGTCGTCAATGTAGTTAGCAAAGCAGGCATTGCCCGGCCAGTGGCGCGACTGCGGCCAGTTGCTGTCATTAAGGGATGA
- the rtcA gene encoding RNA 3'-terminal phosphate cyclase — translation MAKPLVIDGSHGEGGGQILRTSLSLSAISGQPIRIENARAGRGNPGLAAQHLTTVRAVAALCAAKVEGDHLGSQTIKFEPQKLPQPGHYCFDVMEARQGGSAGAVTPIVQTVLLPLALAAGASTVAVRGGTHIAWSPPFDYARQVWLPMLEQIGVQATLELHQTGWYPVGQGEVQATIQGLGPHWQQQLSPLTLYERGKLQAVEGQALAANLPAHIPQRMVDRARTLLAEAGLPAQLVPKRLRAACPGTGLFLTAKYEHSYAGFSSMGAIGKASELVAEEAISTLLAHYHSGAALEEHLADQLLLPLALVDGQSQFSVERISRHLTTNAWVLEQFGLAHVQISSSEGQSGTVTLQGQKF, via the coding sequence ATGGCAAAACCGTTAGTGATCGACGGTTCCCACGGCGAGGGCGGTGGTCAGATTTTACGCACTTCGCTCAGCCTGTCGGCAATCTCGGGTCAGCCTATCCGCATCGAGAATGCCCGGGCGGGTCGTGGCAATCCAGGGCTCGCCGCCCAACATCTGACTACCGTCAGGGCAGTCGCAGCCCTCTGTGCGGCCAAGGTTGAGGGGGATCACCTGGGCTCGCAAACCATTAAGTTTGAGCCACAGAAATTGCCCCAACCGGGTCACTATTGTTTTGACGTGATGGAGGCTCGCCAAGGTGGCAGTGCTGGTGCTGTCACACCGATTGTGCAGACTGTTTTGCTGCCTCTAGCTTTGGCGGCAGGCGCGTCAACAGTGGCGGTTCGGGGCGGCACTCATATTGCTTGGAGCCCACCTTTCGACTACGCGCGCCAGGTTTGGCTACCCATGCTCGAGCAAATCGGTGTGCAGGCAACCCTAGAGCTGCATCAAACTGGCTGGTATCCAGTAGGCCAAGGCGAAGTTCAAGCAACCATTCAGGGGCTCGGCCCACACTGGCAACAGCAGCTCAGTCCATTAACGCTATATGAACGTGGCAAGCTGCAAGCAGTTGAGGGACAGGCGTTGGCAGCGAATCTGCCGGCCCACATTCCTCAACGGATGGTGGACCGGGCTCGCACGTTGCTTGCGGAAGCAGGGCTTCCTGCCCAACTTGTCCCCAAACGATTGCGAGCCGCTTGTCCTGGCACAGGTCTATTCCTAACTGCAAAGTACGAACATAGCTATGCCGGATTCAGCAGCATGGGAGCCATTGGTAAGGCATCTGAATTGGTCGCTGAAGAGGCGATTTCCACGCTTTTAGCTCACTATCATTCTGGAGCAGCCCTTGAAGAGCATTTAGCAGATCAATTGTTGCTCCCCCTAGCCTTAGTTGACGGTCAATCTCAGTTTTCGGTTGAGCGAATCAGCCGTCATCTCACCACCAACGCCTGGGTACTCGAACAGTTTGGTCTAGCTCATGTTCAAATCAGTTCCAGCGAAGGCCAGTCGGGTACAGTCACGCTTCAAGGGCAAAAATTCTGA
- a CDS encoding GAF domain-containing protein — translation MSAVAQHQGMPIEPSKPEPSAESKVLMPSLELAWSSQEISVAQPLIAPERAALAEAESLQQDEEPLRFSDVALEQMPDAILLTDLTGKIQKWLGKAEQIFGYTASEAMGQPISFLQQPSVQNTITAEILQQIQHQETDCREVACLHKDGSAVSIELTAKAVCDATGEPLFLLSLNSDISERQRTESPQAQLLQAQTARVEAEAAQQQATFLAEASQVLASSLDYQTTLRSIAELAVPALADWCVVDVVEEDGQICRLGASHVDPAKQVILQELRQRYPLDPDSDHPVLEVLRTGKPIFYPEIPASAWSIPVYDAYYVQLVQALGTKSSMTVPLLARGRTLGMLTFVLGQSGRLYRAEDLALVQDLAHRAALAVDNARLYREAQQARQAAEQAAARTVRLQTVTAALSESLTPEQVAAVIVDQGMAALGATSALVALLNESGTELEIVRAVGYEDNLIQSWRSFSIDAPLPLAEAVRTGKPAWTESTTARVERYPHLREAYSRYNYGAWVSVPLMVEGRSVGGLSLSFTEVQVFSEDDRTLVLALAQQCAQAIERARLYEAERRTRADAQAANRLKDEFLSILSHEIRTPLNGILGWAQLLRRGTLDAATTTRALETIERNARIQTQLIDDLLDVSRIIRGQLSLELRPVSLGPVLEAAIETVRPAAKVKAIDIAPVLKGRESLVSGDANRLQQVVWNLLSNAVKFTPAGGRIEIGLASDPTSARIWVRDTGMGIRANFLPYVFERFRQADSAATRLYGGLGLGLAIVRHLVELHGGSVEVESPGEGQGATFTVRLPRLSIPEEPAASEPKSPEIAESVWLTDLRILVVDDEADARDLLSTVLEQYGAQVTAVASSVEALAAFQHSKPDILLSDIGMPVEDGYALIRKIRTLEAGQDRLTPAAALTAYAKAEDRTRALLAGFQTHIPKPINPQELAIVIAHLAGRTSLT, via the coding sequence ATGAGTGCCGTAGCTCAGCATCAGGGTATGCCAATTGAACCGTCCAAGCCTGAGCCAAGCGCTGAGAGTAAGGTTCTGATGCCGAGTCTTGAGCTTGCTTGGTCTTCACAGGAAATTAGCGTTGCCCAACCCCTGATCGCGCCTGAACGAGCAGCTTTGGCTGAGGCTGAAAGCTTGCAGCAGGATGAAGAGCCTTTGCGTTTTTCGGACGTGGCGCTGGAGCAGATGCCAGATGCCATTTTGCTAACTGATTTAACAGGCAAGATTCAGAAATGGCTGGGTAAAGCTGAGCAGATCTTTGGCTATACCGCTAGTGAAGCAATGGGTCAACCGATTAGCTTTCTGCAGCAGCCGTCGGTCCAAAATACGATAACCGCTGAGATCCTTCAGCAAATTCAACACCAAGAGACTGATTGCCGCGAAGTTGCTTGCTTACACAAGGATGGGTCAGCCGTCTCGATTGAGTTGACTGCAAAAGCAGTTTGTGATGCTACGGGTGAACCACTATTTTTGCTGAGCCTTAACAGCGATATCAGTGAGCGCCAACGGACCGAGAGCCCACAGGCTCAATTGCTCCAAGCTCAAACAGCTCGGGTAGAAGCAGAAGCAGCCCAGCAGCAAGCAACATTTCTGGCTGAAGCCAGCCAAGTTTTAGCATCATCTCTTGACTATCAGACCACCCTCAGAAGTATTGCCGAGCTGGCTGTACCGGCGCTTGCTGACTGGTGCGTCGTTGATGTGGTTGAGGAAGATGGTCAGATTTGCCGCCTAGGAGCCAGCCATGTCGATCCAGCCAAGCAAGTAATCCTGCAAGAACTTCGTCAGCGCTATCCGCTTGACCCTGACAGTGATCATCCAGTCCTAGAGGTTTTGCGCACTGGCAAACCAATTTTTTACCCAGAGATTCCAGCCTCTGCTTGGTCAATCCCCGTTTACGACGCATATTACGTGCAGCTCGTGCAAGCGCTCGGTACTAAATCGAGCATGACCGTGCCACTCCTAGCCCGAGGGCGCACGCTGGGGATGCTTACCTTCGTTCTGGGGCAGTCTGGCCGTCTTTATCGGGCAGAAGACTTAGCCCTTGTCCAAGATTTGGCGCATCGGGCTGCTCTGGCGGTCGATAATGCTCGCCTCTATCGTGAGGCCCAGCAAGCACGACAGGCAGCGGAGCAAGCGGCGGCCCGAACGGTTCGGCTACAAACCGTGACAGCAGCGTTATCAGAGTCGCTCACACCCGAGCAAGTGGCAGCAGTGATTGTCGATCAGGGTATGGCTGCGCTGGGGGCGACTTCAGCCCTGGTTGCGCTGCTCAACGAAAGCGGCACTGAACTAGAGATTGTCCGAGCAGTCGGCTACGAGGACAATCTCATACAAAGCTGGCGCTCTTTTTCCATTGATGCGCCTCTGCCGCTCGCAGAAGCGGTACGGACGGGTAAGCCTGCCTGGACCGAGTCGACGACTGCTAGAGTCGAGCGCTATCCCCACTTGCGAGAAGCCTACAGCCGTTATAACTACGGTGCCTGGGTTTCAGTGCCTCTGATGGTCGAGGGGCGTTCTGTCGGGGGCCTCAGCTTGAGCTTTACTGAAGTTCAGGTCTTCAGTGAAGATGACCGCACGTTGGTGCTGGCCTTGGCCCAGCAATGTGCCCAGGCAATTGAACGAGCTCGGCTCTATGAAGCAGAACGGCGAACTCGAGCAGATGCGCAGGCAGCAAACCGGTTGAAGGATGAGTTTCTTTCAATTCTCTCCCACGAAATTCGTACCCCTCTCAATGGCATCCTCGGTTGGGCCCAACTGCTGCGCCGAGGGACGCTTGATGCGGCTACAACAACAAGGGCACTCGAAACCATCGAGCGCAATGCCCGTATCCAGACTCAACTAATTGACGATCTTCTAGATGTTTCGCGCATCATTCGAGGTCAGCTGAGCCTTGAACTGCGGCCAGTCAGCCTAGGACCTGTGCTGGAGGCAGCAATTGAGACAGTGCGCCCCGCTGCTAAGGTCAAGGCTATTGACATTGCTCCAGTTCTGAAGGGTCGAGAAAGCTTGGTGTCAGGTGATGCTAATCGCCTACAACAGGTTGTATGGAATCTTCTGTCTAATGCGGTCAAATTCACTCCTGCAGGTGGACGGATTGAGATTGGCTTAGCCAGTGATCCAACCTCTGCTCGAATCTGGGTCCGAGACACGGGCATGGGCATCCGGGCCAACTTTTTACCCTACGTCTTTGAGCGCTTTCGTCAGGCCGATAGCGCAGCTACAAGGCTATATGGTGGCTTAGGATTGGGGCTAGCCATTGTTCGTCATTTAGTTGAACTGCACGGCGGCAGTGTTGAGGTCGAGAGCCCTGGCGAAGGACAGGGGGCTACCTTCACAGTCCGCTTGCCGCGCCTGTCAATTCCTGAGGAGCCAGCAGCCTCAGAACCCAAGTCACCCGAAATCGCAGAGTCGGTTTGGCTCACTGACCTGCGGATCTTAGTCGTCGATGACGAAGCAGACGCCCGAGATCTACTAAGCACAGTGCTAGAGCAGTACGGTGCTCAGGTCACAGCGGTTGCTTCGAGCGTTGAGGCACTAGCTGCCTTTCAGCACTCTAAGCCCGACATTTTGCTATCTGATATCGGCATGCCTGTTGAAGATGGCTATGCACTCATTCGCAAAATCAGAACTCTTGAGGCTGGGCAAGACCGGCTCACACCAGCTGCGGCCCTTACAGCCTATGCTAAAGCCGAAGATCGGACTCGCGCCCTACTCGCAGGCTTTCAAACTCACATTCCCAAACCGATTAATCCCCAAGAACTAGCTATTGTTATCGCCCATTTAGCAGGACGGACCAGTTTAACTTAG
- a CDS encoding response regulator — MTQVPHHLNLSRLTAESSLAEIPFHDCQIQFSALGQMVATEFEQRPELPGIFVVDGSELRGMISRQKFFECMSRRHSLELYMNRPIQTVLDQGLNGFKFQPLQLPSHCKVDEAVRIALGRPADTIYEPIAIVAEDQSLRLIDFQVLLLAQSKIVELTNHKLQQQQTKTQQYLERLQQQEKALQEKERQLRQVIDLVPHFIFAKNQDGEFILANQAVADIYGTSVENLLGKRDVDFVQSEEEARQFREEDLQVIRDGQHKHVSEPIIKDRQGNVHILESTKIPFFLTGTETSAVLGVAIDITERKRTEEALRRSEANNRALLEALPDLMMRMTRDGTYLDFRPSKDFKTLMASPNMVGQNVYDSMPLEIAQQRMDYVGRALATGKTQIYEFQLIVDGNIRYEEARIVVSGEDEVLVIVRDITERKQAVIDLEKARDAALSATRVKSEFLANMSHEIRTPMNGIIGMTGLLGETELTSQQQDFVETIRSSSDALLTIINDILDFSKIESGKLDLEEQPFELRTCLEEALDLLAHKATEKGLEVAYLIELQTPNTFVGDVTRLRQILVNLLSNAVKFTDIGEVLVSVTAQRLAEANSSEPYPSPTYELQFAVKDTGIGIPLKRMDRLFKSFSQVDSSMTRQYGGTGLGLAISKQLCELMGGKMWVESQVGQGSTFYFTIVARSAPNTLSTESTERSGNESCLDGQRLLIVDDNATNRQILTLQGQLWGMITHAVESGPEALACLSQGQRFDLAILDMQMPQMDGLALAIAIRQLSGCQDLPLVMLTSIGRLEVDSQAAQVEFAAFLNKPIKQSQLYNILVTVLGGGSVPRRPACPISPQPIPQLAAEQPLRILIAEDNVVNQKVALHLLKRLGYQADVVANGLEVLEALRRQSYDVVFMDVQMPEMDGLTATRHLCQEWSPSSRPWIIAMTANAMQGDRELCLEAGMNGYISKPVHLEDLIQSLSQYASR; from the coding sequence ATGACCCAGGTTCCACATCATCTGAACCTTAGCCGACTGACAGCTGAATCAAGTTTGGCAGAAATCCCCTTCCACGACTGCCAGATCCAATTCTCAGCCTTGGGACAAATGGTTGCGACAGAGTTTGAACAACGGCCAGAACTCCCAGGAATTTTTGTCGTTGATGGCTCTGAGCTGAGAGGCATGATTTCTAGGCAGAAATTTTTCGAGTGCATGAGCCGTCGTCATAGCCTAGAGCTTTACATGAATCGCCCTATTCAGACTGTTTTAGACCAGGGTCTGAACGGGTTTAAGTTTCAGCCGCTACAACTACCCAGTCATTGCAAAGTTGACGAGGCTGTCCGCATAGCGCTTGGGCGTCCTGCGGATACTATTTACGAACCTATTGCAATTGTTGCCGAAGATCAAAGCCTGCGTTTGATTGATTTTCAAGTTTTGCTCTTGGCTCAATCCAAAATTGTGGAGCTAACTAACCACAAGCTTCAGCAGCAGCAAACGAAGACTCAACAATATCTAGAAAGGCTGCAACAACAAGAAAAGGCATTACAAGAAAAAGAAAGACAACTCCGCCAAGTTATTGACCTGGTGCCTCATTTTATCTTTGCTAAGAACCAAGACGGCGAGTTTATTCTAGCCAATCAGGCCGTAGCAGATATTTATGGTACTTCTGTTGAGAACCTATTAGGCAAGCGAGACGTTGATTTTGTTCAATCTGAGGAGGAAGCTCGCCAGTTTCGTGAAGAGGATTTACAGGTAATCCGTGATGGACAGCATAAACATGTTTCTGAGCCAATCATCAAAGATCGCCAGGGCAATGTTCATATTCTTGAAAGCACGAAAATTCCTTTCTTTTTAACGGGGACAGAAACATCCGCCGTATTAGGCGTTGCTATTGATATCACTGAGCGTAAGCGCACAGAGGAAGCCCTGCGTAGAAGCGAGGCCAATAACCGAGCGCTACTAGAGGCATTACCAGACTTAATGATGCGGATGACTAGGGACGGAACCTATCTTGATTTTAGGCCATCCAAAGACTTCAAAACTTTGATGGCTAGCCCGAACATGGTCGGCCAGAATGTGTACGATAGCATGCCGCTAGAAATTGCCCAGCAACGCATGGATTATGTGGGGAGAGCCCTGGCGACCGGCAAAACACAAATTTATGAGTTTCAGCTAATTGTAGACGGAAATATTCGCTATGAGGAAGCCCGAATTGTAGTCAGCGGCGAAGACGAAGTTCTCGTTATTGTGCGCGACATTACCGAGCGCAAGCAAGCCGTTATCGATTTAGAAAAAGCTCGCGATGCTGCCCTGAGTGCAACCCGAGTCAAAAGCGAGTTTTTGGCGAACATGAGCCACGAGATTCGGACTCCCATGAACGGCATTATTGGCATGACTGGCTTGCTAGGCGAGACTGAGCTAACCTCTCAGCAACAGGATTTCGTTGAAACCATTCGCAGTAGTAGCGATGCTCTACTCACAATCATCAATGACATCTTGGATTTCTCCAAAATTGAATCTGGGAAGCTGGACTTAGAAGAGCAACCATTTGAGCTACGAACTTGCCTGGAGGAAGCTCTTGACTTGCTAGCTCACAAAGCCACAGAAAAAGGCTTAGAAGTAGCTTACTTAATCGAATTACAGACTCCAAACACATTTGTAGGGGATGTCACGCGACTGCGCCAAATTCTAGTGAACCTGCTCAGCAATGCGGTCAAGTTTACAGACATCGGAGAAGTTCTGGTTTCAGTCACTGCCCAAAGACTCGCAGAAGCGAACAGCTCCGAGCCTTACCCATCGCCCACTTATGAGCTCCAATTTGCCGTTAAGGATACTGGCATTGGCATACCCCTGAAGCGCATGGATCGCCTGTTTAAGTCCTTTAGCCAAGTTGATTCCTCAATGACTCGCCAATATGGAGGCACTGGTTTAGGGCTTGCCATTAGTAAGCAATTGTGTGAGCTAATGGGTGGCAAAATGTGGGTTGAGAGCCAGGTCGGTCAGGGGTCCACTTTTTACTTCACCATCGTTGCCAGGTCAGCGCCCAATACCTTATCCACTGAATCTACTGAGCGTTCTGGTAACGAGTCCTGCTTAGACGGTCAGCGATTACTGATTGTGGATGATAACGCCACAAACCGACAGATTCTCACCCTACAAGGTCAGTTATGGGGCATGATCACGCATGCTGTTGAGTCTGGTCCTGAGGCTCTAGCTTGCCTTAGCCAAGGGCAACGGTTCGACCTCGCCATTCTAGATATGCAGATGCCGCAGATGGACGGTTTGGCTCTGGCAATAGCCATTCGTCAACTGTCTGGCTGTCAAGATCTACCCTTGGTCATGCTCACGTCTATAGGCAGACTAGAGGTTGATTCTCAAGCAGCCCAAGTTGAGTTTGCAGCCTTTCTTAACAAGCCAATTAAACAATCACAGCTTTATAACATCTTGGTTACTGTCTTAGGCGGGGGCTCGGTGCCAAGAAGGCCAGCTTGCCCCATCTCTCCTCAGCCCATTCCACAGCTTGCAGCTGAGCAACCGCTCCGGATCCTAATAGCTGAGGACAATGTGGTGAACCAGAAAGTTGCCCTACATCTGTTGAAGCGATTGGGATATCAGGCTGATGTTGTAGCGAATGGACTAGAGGTCCTTGAAGCCCTACGCCGCCAGTCCTACGATGTAGTGTTCATGGACGTGCAGATGCCAGAGATGGACGGTTTAACCGCGACTCGCCACCTCTGCCAGGAATGGTCGCCCTCCTCACGCCCCTGGATTATTGCCATGACTGCCAATGCCATGCAGGGAGACCGAGAGTTGTGTCTAGAGGCAGGCATGAATGGCTACATTAGCAAGCCTGTCCATTTAGAAGACTTAATTCAGTCTCTCTCGCAGTATGCTTCCCGTTAA
- the hflX gene encoding GTPase HflX: protein MANATETIYGNTSGLKANQLKTLQKLYTQRLPGDSLVTAEFAQRLGASSNELQQPLCVYVNRRGQVVRVGVGTPNQTQIPPLELPRQSAERLSGIRCLATQLKDAPPSTADLTAMVLQRLDALVLLSVTGQGFERRGGGATGYVGSTYLSYPIPQADPGETEAPAYWHVSPAQSLDALSKLDFPAWVEELEANFQHEHSTAQEIATNNDRALLVGLLTDRHNEQQFQYSLAELQRLVESAGGQVLAVVQQKRDRLDPKTVVGEGKVQEIALTARTLGANLVVFDRQISPSQVRNLEERIGVRVVDRAEVILDIFAQRAQSQAGKLQVELAQLAYMMPRLAGRGATLSRLGGGIGTRGPGETQLETERRTIQGRITRLQHQVDDLQAHRSRLRQQRQHQEVPTIALVGYTNAGKSTLLNVLTQSEVYTADRLFATLDPTTRRLRLPEGETILLTDTVGFIHELPPPLVNAFRATLEEVSEADALLHVVDLSYPDWQSHVESVKKLLGELPIQPGPSLLVFNKIDRVPSRELDQVRSEFKNAVFVSAIQRQGLDEVYAALARLAKDNTRKDKPKISGQTDSQPEGADWSKIKTDDRSMTEPDSIDSPTGLPDSSL from the coding sequence ATGGCCAATGCAACTGAGACTATTTACGGTAATACATCGGGGCTCAAGGCCAACCAGCTTAAAACACTCCAGAAACTATACACACAGCGTCTCCCTGGTGACTCTCTAGTCACTGCTGAGTTTGCCCAACGATTAGGGGCGAGTAGCAACGAGCTCCAGCAACCGCTTTGCGTTTACGTCAATCGCCGTGGTCAGGTGGTGCGAGTGGGGGTGGGCACTCCCAATCAAACTCAGATCCCACCTCTAGAGTTACCTCGCCAGAGCGCCGAACGGCTGAGTGGGATTCGCTGCTTGGCCACTCAGTTGAAAGATGCTCCTCCCAGCACAGCCGATCTGACTGCAATGGTGTTGCAACGCCTAGATGCTCTCGTGCTGCTGTCTGTAACTGGGCAGGGCTTTGAGCGGCGCGGTGGCGGCGCGACTGGCTATGTAGGCAGTACCTACCTGTCTTACCCCATTCCTCAAGCGGACCCAGGTGAGACTGAAGCCCCCGCTTACTGGCACGTATCGCCAGCCCAAAGCTTAGATGCCCTCTCTAAACTTGATTTTCCCGCTTGGGTGGAGGAACTAGAAGCTAACTTTCAGCACGAACACAGTACAGCCCAAGAAATCGCTACTAATAACGATCGGGCTCTCTTGGTAGGTTTGCTCACAGACCGGCACAACGAACAGCAGTTTCAGTACTCGTTAGCTGAGTTGCAACGGTTGGTCGAGAGCGCTGGTGGGCAAGTATTGGCAGTTGTTCAGCAGAAGCGCGACCGTCTTGATCCAAAAACCGTCGTGGGTGAAGGCAAGGTCCAGGAAATTGCTCTTACTGCTCGCACCCTAGGCGCGAATCTAGTGGTGTTCGACCGGCAGATTTCCCCATCCCAAGTGCGCAACTTGGAAGAGCGCATTGGTGTGCGCGTAGTTGACCGGGCTGAGGTGATTCTCGACATCTTTGCGCAGCGTGCTCAGTCTCAGGCTGGCAAGCTTCAAGTTGAGCTCGCTCAATTGGCCTACATGATGCCACGGCTGGCAGGACGTGGGGCAACCCTATCCCGCTTAGGCGGTGGTATTGGCACCCGTGGCCCTGGTGAAACGCAACTAGAAACCGAACGGCGAACTATTCAAGGCCGCATTACCCGGCTACAACACCAGGTAGATGACCTGCAAGCCCATCGCTCCCGCCTACGACAGCAGCGCCAACATCAAGAGGTACCGACAATTGCCTTGGTGGGCTACACCAATGCGGGCAAGTCGACCCTCCTGAATGTGCTCACGCAGTCAGAGGTTTACACTGCTGACCGACTCTTCGCCACGCTTGACCCCACAACCCGACGGCTTAGACTGCCTGAAGGCGAGACCATTCTACTGACCGACACTGTGGGCTTTATCCATGAATTGCCTCCCCCCCTCGTCAATGCCTTTAGAGCCACGTTAGAAGAAGTCTCCGAAGCAGATGCTCTGCTGCATGTTGTAGATCTGTCCTACCCTGACTGGCAAAGTCACGTTGAGTCAGTGAAAAAGTTGCTAGGTGAGTTGCCAATTCAGCCCGGTCCCAGTTTGTTAGTGTTTAACAAAATCGATCGAGTTCCTAGTAGGGAACTCGATCAAGTCCGCAGCGAGTTCAAAAATGCAGTCTTTGTCTCTGCTATTCAGCGGCAGGGATTAGATGAGGTTTATGCCGCTTTGGCTCGCCTAGCAAAGGACAATACGAGGAAAGACAAACCCAAAATATCAGGACAGACAGACTCACAACCAGAGGGTGCAGATTGGTCAAAGATAAAAACTGATGATAGAAGCATGACTGAGCCGGACTCTATAGATTCCCCTACAGGTCTCCCTGACAGCTCTCTGTGA
- the atpC gene encoding ATP synthase F1 subunit epsilon: MALTIRVISPGSTVWDSEAEEVILPSTTGQLGVLTGHAPMLTALDTGVMRVRQDKNWVSIAINGGFAEVEENEVIVLVNGGERGDRIDADEARVALSEAEARAGAKSGDRQEQFQADQALKRARARYQAAKGTTA; the protein is encoded by the coding sequence ATGGCTCTCACTATACGGGTAATTTCTCCCGGCAGTACCGTCTGGGATTCTGAAGCCGAAGAAGTGATTCTGCCCAGTACTACCGGTCAGCTTGGTGTGCTCACGGGCCACGCCCCCATGCTCACTGCCTTAGACACAGGCGTGATGCGAGTGCGCCAAGACAAGAACTGGGTTTCTATCGCAATCAACGGCGGCTTTGCTGAGGTTGAAGAGAACGAAGTCATCGTTCTAGTCAATGGTGGCGAACGTGGGGACCGCATCGATGCTGATGAAGCACGGGTGGCGCTCTCAGAGGCCGAGGCGCGTGCTGGCGCTAAGAGTGGCGACCGGCAGGAGCAATTCCAAGCCGATCAAGCTCTCAAGCGTGCTCGCGCTCGTTACCAGGCTGCTAAAGGCACCACCGCCTAA